A window of the Hordeum vulgare subsp. vulgare chromosome 5H, MorexV3_pseudomolecules_assembly, whole genome shotgun sequence genome harbors these coding sequences:
- the LOC123399574 gene encoding geranylgeranyl pyrophosphate synthase, chloroplastic-like has protein sequence MDKVACCCLQNGGPPPPSLLVPPCRRSISFTRRIPERGNTKLRAGFSSLDLEQYMSANVKVVQEALERALPVGQPERLRESMRYSVLACGCGKRVRPVLAIAACELVGGSRAVATPVACAVEMVHAWSLIRCDMTCMSDAAAFRRDRPANHVAFGEYTALYSGGTLLALAFEHLVRCADLGAVPAERALWAVAELGNAAGAGGVAAGMLADKASEGAPVSLAMLEYIHLHKTARLFEAAAVCGAIVGGGTEGEIESVRRYARSVGVLFQVANDVSGSGKAADKATYQTLLGVDQAQAYAAELVVKAQRELERFNANRAVPLHHLASFIAYRQK, from the coding sequence atggacaaagtggCATGCTGCTGCCTCCAGAATGGAGGACCGCCACCGCCCTCACTGCTAGTGCCACCGTGCAGGCGTTCCATCTCCTTCACCCGCCGCATCCCCGAGAGAGGCAACACGAAGCTGCGAGCTGGGTTCAGTAGCTTGGACTTGGAGCAGTACATGTCTGCCAACGTGAAGGTCGTGCAGGAAGCGCTCGAGCGGGCCCTGCCTGTTGGGCAGCCGGAGCGCCTCCGCGAGTCCATGCGCTACTCCGTCCTCGCTTGCGGTTGCGGGAAGCGGGTGCGCCCTGTCCTCGCCATCGCTGCGTGCGAGCTCGTCGGCGGCTCTAGGGCAGTGGCCACCCCCGTCGCCTGTGCCGTGGAGATGGTCCACGCATGGTCGCTCATCCGCTGCGACATGACGTGTATGAGCGACGCCGCCGCCTTTCGCCGCGACCGGCCTGCTAACCACGTCGCGTTTGGCGAGTACACCGCACTCTACTCCGGCGGCACGCTCCTCGCGCTTGCGTTCGAGCACCTTGTCCGCTGCGCCGACCTCGGTGCTGTCCCTGCAGAGCGCGCGCTGTGGGCCGTGGCTGAGCTCGGGAACGCTGCGGGTGCCGGGGGCGTGGCTGCGGGAATGTTGGCCGACAAGGCGTCGGAGGGCGCGCCTGTGAGCCTCGCCATGCTGGAGTACATCCACCTACACAAGACCGCGCGGCTATTCGAGGCTGCGGCTGTGTGCGGCGCCATTGTCGGCGGAGGTACGGAGGGCGAGATCGAGAGCGTCCGGCGGTACGCGCGCTCTGTCGGCGTCCTTTTCCAAGTGGCCAACGACGTATCCGGGTCCGGGAAGGCAGCCGACAAGGCCACGTACCAGACGCTGCTGGGTGTTGACCAAGCGCAGGCTTACGCGGCGGAGCTCGTGGTGAAGGCCCAGCGCGAGCTCGAGCGGTTCAATGCCAACCGCGCCGTGCCGCTGCACCATCTCGCGAGCTTCATTGCCTACAGGCAGAAGTGA